A region from the Candidatus Magasanikbacteria bacterium genome encodes:
- a CDS encoding DUF916 domain-containing protein, translating to MILFNLSRKIKLLTIAFLVISSFFVLSTPDVFAFSVSPLKQTNIVKPGEEVEFFVDIINDSDEKSSFIKEVDGFIIDSETGIAKFGQFSDAQNWVNTESSKLVLKAGEKGKIRFLFTIPESAQPGAYYLGLFAKKVNSGGQVALSSRIGSLLFLYVEGEVSEDLVRTTFSVSKKLFFTPEFEFALGLQNKGTIHVSPRGQVVLKNIFGKEVGKVYINLDQRKVLPRGVWHEVLKIEDVGIGAIGPLRVELTVVYGLTQNQIHDVESFWYIPLWLIYVMTGVLTSFILVFTIGGRIVKRFRK from the coding sequence ATGATTTTGTTTAATTTAAGTAGAAAAATTAAATTATTGACGATTGCTTTTTTGGTAATAAGTTCTTTTTTTGTATTGAGTACTCCAGATGTATTTGCTTTTAGTGTTTCGCCGTTGAAACAGACTAATATAGTAAAACCTGGAGAAGAGGTAGAATTTTTTGTTGATATTATAAATGATTCAGATGAAAAATCATCTTTTATAAAAGAAGTAGATGGTTTTATAATAGATTCAGAGACAGGAATTGCTAAATTTGGTCAATTTTCAGACGCACAAAACTGGGTAAACACAGAATCTTCAAAATTGGTACTTAAGGCTGGAGAAAAAGGTAAAATAAGGTTTTTGTTTACTATTCCAGAATCGGCACAGCCTGGAGCATATTATCTTGGGCTTTTTGCAAAAAAGGTAAACAGTGGTGGGCAAGTAGCGCTTTCATCTAGGATTGGTTCACTTTTGTTTTTGTATGTAGAAGGCGAGGTAAGTGAAGATTTGGTGCGAACTACATTTAGTGTTAGTAAAAAATTATTTTTTACACCAGAATTTGAGTTTGCGTTGGGTTTGCAAAACAAAGGAACAATTCATGTTAGTCCGCGTGGGCAGGTAGTTTTAAAAAATATTTTTGGAAAAGAGGTTGGTAAAGTTTATATAAATTTGGATCAACGCAAGGTTTTACCAAGAGGTGTTTGGCATGAAGTTTTAAAAATAGAAGATGTTGGTATTGGTGCGATAGGGCCGTTAAGAGTCGAGCTTACTGTGGTATATGGTCTTACACAAAACCAAATTCATGATGTAGAAAGTTTTTGGTATATTCCTTTGTGGCTTATTTATGTAATGACTGGGGTTTTGACCAGTTTTATTTTGGTGTTTACTATTGGAGGGCGTATTGTTAAGCGTTTTCGTAAGTGA